The Methanocorpusculum vombati genome segment GCCGGAGCGGCTTTCCTTGTTATCGAAGCAACAACACCGGGATTTTTCATGGCCGTTCCCGGAACTGCCATGATCGTTCTCGGACTCATGGTTCTTGCCGGTGTTGACATTTTTGCCTCTCCCGTCGGCGTTGGTATCGCTGTCCTCGCCGCAATCGCTGCGGCTGTGGTGAGCGTTCTCATCTACCGGAGAATATCTCCCGACCAGACGCCGGTGACCACCGGTCAGGACACCATTGTCGGAAAAACCGGTGTCGTGACGGTTGCGGTAGTCCCCGATACCATCTCCGGCAAGGTTGACATCTCCGGTGTTATCTGGAGCGCAAAAAGCACGGGCACAGTACTTGTGCCCGGAACAAAAATACAGGTGACCGCCACATCCGGCGTTCACCTGACCGTTGAGGAGGTCCGCTAAATGGACGCATTCACTCTCATATCCATCGTACTGATAATTATCATTCTCTACATCTTTGCAAAAGGCGTGGTGATCATCCAGCCGTATCAGAAAGGTCTCGCCATACGCCTTGGAACCTACGTCGGCCAGATGAACCCCGGTTTCAAATGGGTCGTACCGTTCATCACAACCGTTATTAAACTTGATCTCAGAACCCAGGTCATCGATGTTCCTTCGCAGGAGGTCATCACCAAAGACAACTCGCCGACCGATGTGGACGCCATCATCTACGTCCGGGTCATGGACCCCGAACGCGCCTACTTCGAAGTTTCCAACTACCGTCAGGCAACCGTGGCCCTCGCACAGACCAGTCTTCGCGGTATTATCGGCGACATGGAACTGGATGAAGTTCTCTACAACCGCGACATGATCAACCGCCGTCTGCGTGACATTCTCGACAAGGAAACCGATCAGTGGGGTGTCAAAATTGAACGTGTCGAGATCAAAGAGGTCAATCCGATAGGCGCCGTCAAGCAGGCCATGACCGAACAGACCGCAGCCGAACGTGAACGGCGTGCGGCAATTCTTCGTGCGGACGGAGAAAAACGTGCCGCGATTCTCAAGGCCGAAGGTCTGCGTCAGAGTATGATCCTTGAGTCTGAAGGTGAGCGTCAGAGTAAGATTCTCCGTGCCGAAGGAGAACGTCAGAGCAAAATCCTTCAGGCACAGGGAGAAGCCCAGGGCCTGCGGATTGTGGCGCTCGGATCCCGTCCGCTGGATAAACGGGCAATCACCGTCCTGTCGCTGAACGCCCTGCAGAAGATGGCCGACGGCCAGGCAACCAAGATCATCTTTCCGTTTGAGGTCTCCAGTCTCATCAAACAGGGTGCGAAATTCCTCGGTGCCGAGGATCTGGTTGACACCGACGATACCCCGCAGATCGATCTCGATGAAAGCATCTTAGGTGATCTTCCCGACCCCACAGAGATTGCCAAAGCCGTTGAGTCCGTCAAACCGCCGGAGACATCCGATGCCGATCCCTCTGCGGCTGATGATGTTCCGCTCGGCGGATCAACCTGATCATCTCCCCACTTTTTTCTTTCTTGTCCAATACGAAACTGCATTATAGTTTTCCCGCCTACCTGATCACCAATAACCGGAGGGCAAATCATAGCACGCATACGAATACCCCGTTCCCGTACCGTCCGGGACAAAATTCCTGTTTCCCTTCCAGTTCCCGAGAACACTGGTGAAACAGAGGAGGATATACCGTTTTTCAACTACGGGACGTTCTCCTTTGATTATGCGGTCAATTTTTCCCGTCTCAGCATCTCCATTGAACAGAAGCTGGACATGTACCACTATCACCGGGAACTCGGCAAATGGAAACGGGATGCCAACGTCAGTGTCAGGGAAGGACGTATGCTCCTGCATCCCGTCGAACCCCTGTATCTTCCCGAAGCTGTCACCGATTATCTTGAGATCCGGTTTGACGAGGTCATGATCGAACCGCGTGGCACGAGCATCCTCTTCCTTACCTTCCCAATCGAGATCGGCGTCTTTATCCAGGCCTCCGGGGTCACCAGTATTCTTGACGTTGTCTCGTTCAAAACCCCGAAGTACTCCCTGTACGGCAGTGCGAACCGCGGGGTTATTACCCGGTGGCACAAATCCGGTGTCTCCTCGTACCCTCCGCGTGTCAGAAACTATCTGGAAGGCGTGCTCCGTCTGCAGATCGAAAACACCACCGATGACTGGGTAAACGTATCGCGTACGGTTATTCACGAAAAAGGAATGCAGGTGTACTTTGACGATCATTTTGTTTCCATGGCGGCCGAGATGGTGATCACCTCCGGAGGTACTGCTGCGGTTACCGGCGTTGCCCGCCCTCTTCACGAAGGCATGACCCGGTCCCTGCGGATGTACGAGCCGCGGCGTTCCACCTCATTCTCCAATGCCTCGGGATCCCTTATTGACAGCACCTTTATCATGGACGCGGGGTTGACCTGAACATGGCGGACGTGAATCTTTCTGCGATCTCTGACAGCATCTTCGGCAGTCTGAGCGGTTCCGATGACGGCGGCAGCGGATTTTTCGATACTGTCCTCATCAATGGTATCACGTATGGCGACATTATTGGTGCCGTCATCATTCTGATCGGTACGCTGATCGTTGCAAAAATCTTCAGCGGGATCATAAACCGGATGTTCACCGGCAAGATCGAGAAGAACAACATCATCTTCATGCAGAAACTCGTTCGCTGGGTGATCTACTTCATCGGATTTTTGGTGATGAGTCCGCTGCTGCACATCGACTTCAGCGGTCTTATGGTTGCCGGAGGAATTGTTGCGGTTGCCGTTGGTTTTGCGAGTCAGAACACGCTCTCAAACTTTGTGGCAGGTCTTCTCATTATGTTTGAGCGGCCGGTGAGCATCAGTGACAACATCAAAATCAACGGAACCCAGGGGTATGTGGAAGACATCGGTCTGATGTCCACTACTCTTCGGACCTATGAGGGAATCTATGTCCGTGTGCCGAACGAAACTATGTTCACCTCCGACATCACCAACTATGTTGCTCATGTTGCCCGGAGATTTGAGTATCTGGTCTCCATCCGGTACTCGGATGATGCAGCAAAAGCCATTGAGGTCATCAGGGGAGTTATTGATAAGCATCCGTATGCACTGAAGTCACCGTCTCCTGATGTGTATGTGGACGAGCTTGGTGCGCACGGGGTGAATCTGGTTGTCCGTATCTGGTCGCCTTCCGGGTACTGGTGGGATGCCAGAAAAGATCTTCTCTGGAAGATTTTCAAAGCTCTTCGTGCGGCGGATATTGATATTCCGTTTGACCAGCTGGTTATCTGGGAGGGAAAGGACACGATCAGTGCGGCGGATCAGGGGCCTGAGGATGAGTTTGCCTACCCTGAGACTGCAACCCCTCCGAAGATGAACCGTGATGATGCCGCAAAACAGGTGGACAGAGGATAAGAAAATGACAGATATTACCGATGCGCTGACTGCTCTTTCAGATGCAGATCTTGACGTTCGTCACGCCGCAGTTGAAAAAATCGCCGCAGCAGGACGGACCAATCCCGGACAGATTGTGCCGGTTGTGATCGCGGAACTCCGGTCCGGGACTCTTGATACCCGCTGGTACCTTGGAAGGTCGCTGGTGAAGATGGGTCCGGAGATCACTCCGCTTCTCCTTGAGTATGCGGAGATGGAAAAGAATATGGATGTACAGAAGTACTTCGGTGCGGTTCTTGCGTCATTTGGCGAGATCTCGGTTCCTCCGCTTATCTCGCTTTTTTCGTCATCCAATCCGACAGCCCGCGGTATGGCCTCAGCCGCTCTGGAGCGGCTTGAGGCCAAGGCGGTTCCGGCGCTGATTGAGGCGGCTCTGGGCGATGATCCGCAGGTGAAGCTTTGTGCTGAACTGACGCTGACGAAGCTCAATATCTTTGACTACCAATAATGGCTGAACTTGCAACCTCTCCCCGGTATCGTGCGTATCTGGATCATCTGATCAGTGAGCTTGATCGGGCGATGGGGATTGCACAGGCTGCAAAGGCAAAGGGTTTTGATCCGCGAACTGAAGTGGAGATCCCGATTGCAAGTGATCTTGCAGGAAGGGTTGAGGCACTGCTGAACTACAAAGGAGTTGCCGATCGTATCCGTGAGCTTGAGGAGCGGATGAGCCGTGAGGAGGCGTCGCTTAAGATTGGTGACGCGTTTGTGTCCCGCGAGTTCGGAGAGACAACCCGCGAGGAGATTCTGGATCACGCGATTCGTGCGTCGATGGCACTTCTGACCGAAGGTGTGGTCGCCGCACCGACGGAGGGAATCGGCAAGGTCGGCATCAAGAAAAATGATGACGGATCAGAGTATCTGGTGATCTACTATGCAGGGCCTATCCGTTCCGCGGGCGGAACGGCTCAGGCACTGTCTGTTCTTGTCGGCGATTATGTCCGCCGTCTCTTAAATCTTGACCGCTACAAACCCCGCGAGGAGGAGATCGAGCGGTATGTGGAGGAGCTGAAGCAGTACAACGGCATTCAGAGTATGCAGTATCTCCCCAAAGATGATGATATCCGGCTCATTATCCGCAACTGTCCGGTCTGCATCGACGGCGAGCCGACGGAGAAGGAGGAGATCTCCGGATACCGGAATCTTGAGCGGGTGGAGACAAATGTTGTCCGGGGCGGTATGTGTCTTGTGATTGCGGAAGGCATCGGCCTCAAGGCGCCGAAGATTCAGAAGAATGTGGCGAAGATGCATCTCGATGGATGGGAGTGGCTGGAGACGCTGATCTCGGGAGCGGCATCGACGTCGTCGGAAGAGGAAGAACCGGGCATTCATCCGAAAGACAAGTACATGCGGGATATGCTTGCAGGCCGCCCGCCGTTTTCGTATCCGATGCGAAAGGGGGGTTTCCGCCTGCGGCTGGGCCGCGGGCGGAATACGGGTCTTGCGACCTGCGGGTTCAATCCGGCAACGCTTCACGTGCTGGATGATTATCTCGCGGTCGGTACGCAGATGAAGGTGGAACGCCCCGGTAAAGCGTGCGGTGTTGTGCCCTGTGATACGATTGAGGGACCGACGGTCCGCCTGACCTCAGGCGAGGTCAGGCGCATCGATACGCTTGCGGAGGCGAACAGGTATGTTGATGCAAAGGAGATCGAGTACATCCTTGATGTCGGCGAGATTCTGATCTCATACGGCGAGTTCCTAGAAAATAATCACGTGCTTGCTCCGCCGAGCTACTGCGAGGAATGGTGGAGGCTGGAAGGCGGCCCCCGTCATCCGGAGAGTGAAGCGGAAGCCATCTCCTTTGTGGCGGAGGGTGCGTATCTGCATCCCGACTACACGTGGTTCTGGGATGACTGCACGGAGGATCAGATCCGTCTTCTCTCCGACAAAGTTGCAGAGACCGGTTCCGTCCGGGACGGTGTTTTGTACATTCCGGTTGATCCTGAGGTGAAGGCGGTTCTTGAGGAGCTGCTCGTCCCGCACACGGTAGAGGACGGGAACTATGTGATCAAAACACCGCTCGCACTGATTGCGGGTCTCGGCCTTTCGTATGATCTTCAGAAGAATGCAACCTGGAATACCCTGCCTCCATTCACGAACGGTCTGGTGATGGCCGAACATCTTTCGGGTATTCGGATGCGGTCGAAGGCGGGTACCCGGGTCGGCGGCAGGATGGGACGTCCCGGCAAATCGGCTCCCCGCAAAATGAAGCCGCCGGTACATGTTCTCTTCCCCATCGGGGAGTCCGGGGGTATGAAGCGTTCGATTGACAATGCGGCGAAGGTCTGCAATGCGAATCTGTCGGGGGATGTGTTTTCGGGGACTGCGGTGACAACCGGTCAGGTGGAGGGTATGATTCATGTGGAGACCGGTGAGCGGAAATGTCCGTCCTGCGGTGCGGTGACCTACAAGAGCCGGTGCCCGGAGTGCGGTGCCCATACCGAGGCGGTGTACCGCTGTCCGCGGTGTAATACTCTTGCCCAGCCGGGAGAGGAGTTGTGTCCGCGGTGCGGCGCTCCGGTTGTCTGCCAGAAGGATAGTGTGCTGAGTCTCCGGCAGGAGTATGATGCGGCGCTTGCGGTTACCGGTATTCCGGCGAGCGCCATTCCCGAACTGAAAGGCGTCCGCGGTCTTATCTCCCGGGAACGGGTGGTCGAGCCGCTGGAGAAAGGAATTCTTCGTGCGGCAAACGAGGTGTATGTGTTTCGTGACGGAACGGTGCGCTATGATATGATCGATCTGCCGCTGACGCATTTCCGACCAGCGGAGATTGCGGTTTCCGTGGAGAAGCTCCGGGAGATCGGATACACGCAGGATATGCACGGCGAGGAGCTTGTGTCTCCGGATCAGGTGGTGGAGCTGAATCCGCAGGATATTCTGGTGTCCGAGGACTGCGGGGAGTATCTGGTGCGGGTGGCAAAGTACCTGGATCAGCTTCTTGAGAGGCTGTATGGTCTTCCGGCGTTTTATCATGCGGAGGTGCCGGAGGATCTGGTGGGCCAGCTGATTCTTGGTCTTGCCCCGCATACGAGTGCGGGCGTTCTTGCCCGGCTGATCGGGTTTACGAAGGCGAAGGCAGGATATGCCCACCCGTTCTATCATGCGGCGAAGCGGCGGAACTGCGATGGGGATGAGGACTGCGTGATGCTTTTAATGGATGGTCTGGTGAACTTTTCGCGTTCCTTCCTGCCGAGTACCCGCGGCGGTACGATGGATGCGCCGCTTGTTCTGACGACGACGCTGAACCCGAAGGAGGTGGATAAGGAGACGCTGAACGTGGATGTGATGGATCACTATCCGCTTGAGGTGTATGAGGCGTGTCTTACGTATACGCCGCCGAAGAATCTGGAGAAGGTGGTGGATCATGTGGAGAGCCGGGTCGGGACGCCGGGGCAGTTCGAGGGTTTTTCCTTTACGCATGATACCCGCGATATTTCGGAGGGTCCGCTGGATACGATGTACACGAATCCGATTCTGAAAGGAACGACAGATAAGATCAAGGCGGAGCTTGCGCTTGCGGACCGCATCCGTGCAGTGGAGACGGATGATCTTGCGGAAAGGATCATCAATAGTCATTTAATGCCGGATATGATCGGTAATCTTCGTTCGTTTTCGAAGCAGTCGTTCCGCTGTCCGCGGTGCAAGACGAGTTTCCGCAGGATTCCGATCTCGGGGAAGTGTACGAAGTGCGGTGCGGTTCTGAAGGCGACGATGCACAAGGGAAACGTGACGAAGTATCTGGAGATTTCCAAGTACATGGCCGAGCATTATAAGCTGTCGGAGTACACGAACCAGCGTATTGCGGTGACGGAGATGAATATCTGGTCAACGTTTGGGCAGGAAGAGAAGCAGCAGATGGATCTTTCGGATTTCTTTTGAAGCTGCCTCTCAGTTGGATCCCACAGAAAACGCTGAATACACGAAAACATCACGGAGCAAACGTGAACATCACGGAAATCATCACCAATAGTATTTTTGTTCACCCCCTCTATTCTTATAAGTACATGAGTATACTTTTTGAAAATGAAACCTATCGTATTCGTGGGGCAATATTCGAAGTGTACAAATCTCTTGGGCCGGGATTTTTGGAGTCAGTCTATCAAAACGCTCTCGAACATGAGTTGAACCTCCGCGAAATTCCGTTTGAGTCGCAGAAAGAATTGCCGATCCAGTACAAAAATATTCCCGTTGGTAGGTTTCGGGCAGACATCGTGTGCTATGGGAAAATAATCCTTGAACTCAAATCAGTTGAGGATATTACTAATGAACATCTTGCACAAATCAGAAATTATTTGAAAATAACAAATTTTGACTTGGGCTTTTTGATAAACTTCAACCACTACCCCGGTGTTGATATCAGGAGATGTATCCGTAATGGAGTGGCATCTTCAGTTGGAGAAGAGGAAGTACCCTACTCTTACTCATGATATCTGGAACATTTCCGTGATGTTCACGTTTGTTCCGTGATGTTTTCGTGTATTTAGTGTATTCCGTGGGCTACAATATTCTTTGAGCCACATCCAAAAAAGAAAAAAATATTTTTACGGGCTGACTCTGTGCCGGTCGCGGGGGAAGAGTACGCCTTCGCGGATGTTCTGGAGGTCGAGCATGGTCATGACCAGCCGCTCTGCGCCCAGTCCCCACCCAGCGTGCGGCGGCATGCCGTAGCGGAACGGGTTGAGGTAGAACTCGAATGCATCGGGGTTGAGGCCTTTTGCTTTGATCTGGCTTACCAGCAGATCATAGATGTGACAGCGCTGGGCACCGGAGGAGAGTTCCATTCTCGGGTGCATCATGTCGAACGCTCTGCAGACTTCGGGTCTGTCCTCAAACGGCATGGTGTAGAACGGTCTCGTGGATGACGGCCACTCGGTGATGAAGTACATCGTGCCCATCTCGTCGCCGACGATCTTTTCTGCGGCGGTGGAGAGGTCGTCACCGAAGACGAGCGCCTCGCCCTTGGCGGTTGCGATGTCGACTGCTTCCTGATAGGTGATCCTGGGGAAGGGGGTCTTCGGGACCTCGAAGTCGTTTAAGCCGAGGACGGCAAGTTCGTTGCTGCACGTGTCGGCGACCTTGCCGTAGGCGTAGGAGACGGTCTCTTCAAGCACTTTCATGGCGTCCTGTTCATCGGCAAACGACATTTCGATGTCAATCGAGGTTGCTTCGTTTAAGTGGCGGACGGTGTTGTGCTCTTCTGCACGGAAGATGGGGCCTATCTCAAAGACGCGATCAAACCCTGCGCTCATGAGCATCTGCTTGTAGAGCTGCGGGCTCTGGTTGAGGAATGCTTCCTTGTCGAAGTAGGCGAGGGGGAAGAGTTCGGTTCCGCCTTCGGTTGCGGCTGCGACGATCTTCGGGGTCTGCACCTGAGTGAAATGGTGATCCCAGAGGTACTCGCTGACGGCGCGAAGTGCGGCGTTGCGGATCAGGAAGATTGCGTTGACACGCGGCTTGCGCAGGTCAAGGTAGCGGTTGTCAAGGCGGGTATCCAGGTCTGCCGGGACTTTTTCGGAGACATCCAGCGGCAGCGGTGTTGCGGCGCGGGAGATGACTTTCAGGGTGTCCGGGACCAGTTCGCGTCCTCCGGGAGCTTTTTCGGTTGCCTTGACCACTCCTTCGCAGGAGATGACGGACTCGCGGCTTGCTTCCTTGACTGCGGCGAGCACTTCGGGGCTGACCTTTTTCTTGGGGATGGTTACCTGTAAGATTCCGGTTCTGTCACGGACCAGCAGGAACGTGAGGCCGCCGAGGTCACGTTCTTCGTGAACCCATCCGGCAATTTCGGCACGCTCGCATTCGGGGGTGACGTTTTGTATTGGGATGCGCATAAAATCTCTATATTATTTGCGGTCTGGATAGATTAGTGTTTGCCGCGGGGCGGGCAGATGTGGTTTCCTCTATTTTTTGGTATGAGTGTTCTTTTGAGGGTGGCACCCACAAATTCGAATTTTCCATGCGAATGTAAGTACTTCCCATCCCATTCTGAACGTGTCCATCCATTCTAGGGTGGTCCGATCATTTTCTTTCCAGATGACGGGGACCTCTGCAATTTTGTAACCTGCCCTCTGTGCAAGCGCAAGAATTTCTGTATCCCACGTCCATCCGCGTGTATGAGCATATGACATGAGAGTATTAAGAGATTCACGTGTGAATGCTTTGCATCCGCATTGATAATCCGTAACTCCTCCTCCAAGAAGTACGCGGGCGAGATGAACAAATAATTTTCCTGCATATTTTCGATTGCGAGCTCTCGTGATACTACTTTGCGGGAGATACCGCGACCCGATTGCAATATCATTCCCGCGATGTATGGCATTGATCAGGGGTCGTAGTGCGGACAACTCAGTGGAAAGATCAACATCGTAGAAACAGATGATGTCTCCTGAAGCGATCTTTGCGGCATCGCTGATAGCTCCGCCTTTTCCTCTGCGTGTCTCGCTGTAATTTAGTCTGATACGTTTGTCAGCTTCTGCAAATTTTTTGGAGATTTCATAACTTCCGTCACAACTTGCATCTTCAGCAATAATGATCTCAAATGGATGGGATAACGTATCCAATACCATAATTGATGCCGGTAGTGCCTTGGTAAGTGCGGTGTGATCATTATAGACCGGGATGATTATGCTGAGTTTTTTCATGTTGAAATATCCGTTCTGTTTGTTCCGGGTTATTGCGAGAGGAACAGATTGATTCCCATATTTCTTCCAATATATTTGGTGTTGGCATTCAGCCAGTTGAGGGCATCACCCTCCGGGTTTGCTGCATAAATATCTGCTGTGACTACGTAGTATGCAGTTGTGTCCCCTCGTGTTTGTTCTATTTCTTCAAGTTCTTTCGCAGAATTAGCCTGGACTTCATGCGTGTCATCCTTTGTACTGTCATAATAGTAATCAAGCGGCAACGTCATGTATCCGGGCAGTACTACTACATAGTCCCCATTCTGTGTTTCAGCAGTGAGATACTCTGAAAATCCTCTCCAGTCATTTTTGGAGTATGTGGTATAGTATGAGGTGAAATAGGGGATGCTTACCAAACATATCAGAATAATTGCAATCACAGCCACTTTTTTGGCGTCAACCTCTTTTGGTATCAGATTAAATGCAGCCCCGATTGCAACGAAGTAAAACGGCAGGACGAAGATGAGATAGCGTGGGCTCATCGGCATGACTGATGAGAAGAACACGCTGGCAATAAACGGCAGAATGATCAACATGGCAAGCAAAAGTGCGAAACCTTGTTTATCTTTGTTGAATGTGAGGTACAGGATTCCAACTGCTGCGGTGAACAGAAACAGAATGGTCAGATAGAGTTCACTTCCGGAGAACAGTACGATTGTTTGGGTGAACACATCAAATCCGGAGATTCCCCATGTGGGGGCTGATGCGGTTCGCATGAAGTAGAGTTGTATCGTCCCATACAGGAGAGGGGATGTGAGGAGAACAAATGAGAGAAGTCCTAGTATGATTGGTTTTATTGAGGCAATGTTTTTGAGAATCTCGTTTCTTTTTATGATGAAGGCGTGAAGGAAGATAATTCCAATTCCTATGAATACGTAAAAATGAGACCAGAATGCCAGAGCACAGAATATGCCGAAGAGGCACCAGTACGGTATTGAGTTTCGTTTCAGTGCAAGAAGGTAGAAAAGAACTGCCACGGAAAAGAAGAACAGGACTGTAGTGTAAGCTCTTGCATCCTGAGAATAATATACATGAAATGTGGAGAAGGTCAGAAGTGCCGCAGCGATTATGCCGGCAAGTCGTCCGCAGATTTCTCTTCCCAGAAAATACATCACCGGAATGGAAAACATACCGAGCAGTGCAGGTATGAGTCGGAGAATTATTTCATTGTTCCCAAGTCCGAGCATGAAATGTTCTATTGCGTAGAATAGAGGTGGATTGACATCTCCGGTTTTTGTTGTTAGTTCCAGTATCCCGCCGAGTGATAGTTGGGCAAAGTCGTAGGTGCATGCTTCATCAAGCCATAGTGAATTATATCCCAAGTTGTAAAACCGGAGGATTCCTCCCATGATCAGCAGAATGAGCAACATCTGGGCATAGTGATTGTATCGGATCACGTTTTTCAGATTATTCCACGTTATATCGGTTAGTGAATCTATCCGGTACTTCTCAGCGTTGGGCTCTGCCTTGTTCTGTCTGTTATGTCTCATGTTAGCTTACAATATTGTAAGCTATTAACTTACATTAATGCTTTTGTTAGCTTGATTACTGTAATACACCTCTTCTGAAAAATAGAATAACTACCAATGGCACGATCCAAACTCAATCCCTCTTCCTCTGTCACATTCCGCATGCCAAATCCCATCCTCAAAGAAATTGATCGGCTTGCTGAACAGAATACGCATGACAGAACCGCGGAGATCAACGGGGCGTGCCGCCACTGGGTGGAGATAGGCGGTGTTGTTGGAACAGATGTTTCGACGCAGAAAGTCATAGCCGAACTGTCCGAGGAGATAACGAATCTCAAAGATCAGGTCGCCGCCATGATGCAGCAGATGGAACAGGAGCGAACGCTTCTCCTCAAAATCATCGAAGGTAACGAGCACACCATCAAGCGTCTGCTTGCAACCCTGCCGCAAAACGATCCGACGGCGGAAAAACACTCTGAGAAAAAATAATTTTTTCAGGACCTGCGGAAATTTTTTTCATCCGGTAGAAACGCTCCATCACCACTTCTTTTTTGTTGTTATCTCTCCCGGGAACTTCTCCTCGTCTCCACCGGAAACGAAAAAAATCCGCCGAGGCACACCCGCACTTCAAACCTCAGTGTTCATCTCCATACAGTTCCTGCAATGCAATCCCAATCAGTTTATCCGTAGAATCCGCGAGGAACAGCGGAATGTTCAGTACATCCCCGTCCAGCTTCAGATTCGCCAGAGAGAACCTGACCCGTATCTTCACCGCATCCCCATATTTTTCTTTAAATTTTTTCAGGCTGCGTCCCTCAACGTTTCCCTCCGACTTCACCTCAATCGGAATAACATCATTTTTCCGCTGAAGCAGAAAATCAACCTCATAATCTGGATGATCCATTGCCCAGTACCGCAGGCCCGCGTCAAACTGCGGGGTCAGGGCTTCGAGAACATAATTTTCACTGAGTGATCCCTTGAACTCCGAAAAAAGTCTGTTTCCCTCACGGAATACGGAAGGGTCCAGTTGTGCCAGTCTTCTCAACAGTCCCACATCCGCGAGATAGAGTTTGAAAGCGGAAATATCATCATAGGCTGCCGTCGGCAGTCTTGGTGTACTGTTGCGGTACACCCTCACGAGAAGTTTCGCATCGCACAGCCACTGTAACGCATCCTCATACTCCCGCGCCCGTGCTCCTTCCTTTACCACGCGGTAGATGAATTTTTTATTCTCCTTTGCGAGCTGGGACGGAACCGAGTTCCAGATAAGCGTTGCCTTCGGGTAATCCTTCGGACTCATATGTTTTGCAAAGTCCCGTTCATATGCCGTGATGATATTGGCAAGCCGCTTCTGTACCTCATCCACATTCTGATCCTCCGCCCATGCCAACACGATCTCCGGCAGGCCGCCGCAGATGAAATACATCTTCAGCTTCTCATACAGCGGATTGAAAAATGCAGCCGGCAAAGGTTCCACAGCATCCAGACTCT includes the following:
- a CDS encoding ATP-binding protein; translation: MERTTMHELEKWKASRYRKPLIVNGIRQVGKTWLLKEFGRRHYTSTAYFNFEEQPEFREFFATTKDPSRILQNLMMASGQTITPETTLIIFDEIQECPDALTALKYFAEQAPEYHIACAGSLLGVALAKPSSFPVGKVDFLEMYPMSFSEFLLACGDENLAAYLESLDAVEPLPAAFFNPLYEKLKMYFICGGLPEIVLAWAEDQNVDEVQKRLANIITAYERDFAKHMSPKDYPKATLIWNSVPSQLAKENKKFIYRVVKEGARAREYEDALQWLCDAKLLVRVYRNSTPRLPTAAYDDISAFKLYLADVGLLRRLAQLDPSVFREGNRLFSEFKGSLSENYVLEALTPQFDAGLRYWAMDHPDYEVDFLLQRKNDVIPIEVKSEGNVEGRSLKKFKEKYGDAVKIRVRFSLANLKLDGDVLNIPLFLADSTDKLIGIALQELYGDEH
- a CDS encoding glycosyltransferase family 39 protein, with the protein product MRHNRQNKAEPNAEKYRIDSLTDITWNNLKNVIRYNHYAQMLLILLIMGGILRFYNLGYNSLWLDEACTYDFAQLSLGGILELTTKTGDVNPPLFYAIEHFMLGLGNNEIILRLIPALLGMFSIPVMYFLGREICGRLAGIIAAALLTFSTFHVYYSQDARAYTTVLFFFSVAVLFYLLALKRNSIPYWCLFGIFCALAFWSHFYVFIGIGIIFLHAFIIKRNEILKNIASIKPIILGLLSFVLLTSPLLYGTIQLYFMRTASAPTWGISGFDVFTQTIVLFSGSELYLTILFLFTAAVGILYLTFNKDKQGFALLLAMLIILPFIASVFFSSVMPMSPRYLIFVLPFYFVAIGAAFNLIPKEVDAKKVAVIAIILICLVSIPYFTSYYTTYSKNDWRGFSEYLTAETQNGDYVVVLPGYMTLPLDYYYDSTKDDTHEVQANSAKELEEIEQTRGDTTAYYVVTADIYAANPEGDALNWLNANTKYIGRNMGINLFLSQ
- the aspS gene encoding aspartate--tRNA(Asn) ligase, translated to MRIPIQNVTPECERAEIAGWVHEERDLGGLTFLLVRDRTGILQVTIPKKKVSPEVLAAVKEASRESVISCEGVVKATEKAPGGRELVPDTLKVISRAATPLPLDVSEKVPADLDTRLDNRYLDLRKPRVNAIFLIRNAALRAVSEYLWDHHFTQVQTPKIVAAATEGGTELFPLAYFDKEAFLNQSPQLYKQMLMSAGFDRVFEIGPIFRAEEHNTVRHLNEATSIDIEMSFADEQDAMKVLEETVSYAYGKVADTCSNELAVLGLNDFEVPKTPFPRITYQEAVDIATAKGEALVFGDDLSTAAEKIVGDEMGTMYFITEWPSSTRPFYTMPFEDRPEVCRAFDMMHPRMELSSGAQRCHIYDLLVSQIKAKGLNPDAFEFYLNPFRYGMPPHAGWGLGAERLVMTMLDLQNIREGVLFPRDRHRVSP
- a CDS encoding glycosyltransferase yields the protein MKKLSIIIPVYNDHTALTKALPASIMVLDTLSHPFEIIIAEDASCDGSYEISKKFAEADKRIRLNYSETRRGKGGAISDAAKIASGDIICFYDVDLSTELSALRPLINAIHRGNDIAIGSRYLPQSSITRARNRKYAGKLFVHLARVLLGGGVTDYQCGCKAFTRESLNTLMSYAHTRGWTWDTEILALAQRAGYKIAEVPVIWKENDRTTLEWMDTFRMGWEVLTFAWKIRICGCHPQKNTHTKK